A region of Epinephelus fuscoguttatus linkage group LG1, E.fuscoguttatus.final_Chr_v1 DNA encodes the following proteins:
- the LOC125888961 gene encoding LOW QUALITY PROTEIN: deleted in malignant brain tumors 1 protein-like (The sequence of the model RefSeq protein was modified relative to this genomic sequence to represent the inferred CDS: inserted 3 bases in 3 codons): MTMARGTLLLLLMQTLTGWSVSQTTPGPSVRLVNSNSRCSGRVEIFHNGQWGTVCDDFWNLNDAQVVCRQLGCGRAVEAPQKIAPPTPSVPVRLVNSNSRCSGRVEIFHNGQWGTVCDDLWNLNDAQVVCRQLGCGRAVEAPQRARFGQGTGQIWLDNLQCSGRESSLQDCPHGGLGNHNCRHSEDASVICEGNVPVRLVNSNSHCSGRVEIFHNGQWGTVCDDLWNLNDAQVVCRQLGCGRAVEAPQRARFGQGTGQIWLDNLQCSGRESSLQDCPHGGLGTTXCGHSEDASVICEGKCVSTHVPVRLVNSNSRCSGRVEIFHNGQWGTVCDDLWNLNDAQVVCRQLGCGRAVEAPQRARFGQGTGQIWLDNLQCSGRESSLQDCPHGGLGNHNCRHSEDASVICEGNVPVRLVNSYSRCSGRVEIFHNGQWGTVCDDLWNLNDAQVVCRQLGCGRAVEAPQRARFGQGTGQIWLDNLQCSGRESSLQDCPHGGLGTTXCGHSEDASVICEGKCVSTHVPVRLVNSNSRCSGRVEIFHNGQWGTVCDDLWNLNDAQVVCRQLGCGRAVEAPQRARFGRGTGQIWLDNLQCSGRESSLQDCPHGGLGNHNCRHSEDASVICEEIAPPTPSVPVRLVNSYSRCSGRVEIFHNGQWGTVCDDLWNLNDAQVVCRQLGCGRAVEAPQRARFGQGTGQIWLDNLQCSGRESSLQDCPHGGLGNHNCGHSEDASVICEGKCVSTHVPVRLVNSNSHCSGRVEIFHNGQWGTVCDDLWNLNDAQVVCRQLGCGRAVEAPQRARFGQGTGQIWLDNLQCSGRESSLQDCPHGGLGXHNCGHSEDASVICEEIAPPTPSVPVRLVNSNSRCSGRVEIFHNGQWGTVCDDLWNLNDAQVVCRQLGCGRAVEAPQRARFGQGTGQIWLDNLQCSGRESSLQDCPHGGLGNHNCGHSEDASVICEGKCVSTHVPVRLVNSYSRCSGRVEIFHNGQWGTVCDDLWNLNDAQVVCRQLGCGRAVEAPQRARFGQGTGQIWLDNLQCSGRESSLQDCPHGGLGNHNCGHSEDASVICEEIAPPTPSVPVRLVNS, from the exons ATGACGATGGCTCGGGGTACGCTGTTGCTCCTGCTGATGCAGACGTTAACTGGATGGTCAG tttctCAAACAACACCTGGACCTTCAGTGAGACTGGTCAACTCTAACAGCCGCTGCTCTGGCAGAGTGGAGATCTTCCACAATGGCCAGTGGGGAACGGTGTGTGACGACTTCTGGAATTTGAATGACGCTCAGGTGGTTTGTCGACAGCTGGGCTGTGGCAGGGCTGTGGAGGCACCACAAA AAATTGCTCCTCCAACACCAAGTGTTCCAGTGAGACTGGTCAACTCTAACAGCCGCTGCTctggcagagtggagattttccACAATGGCCAGTGGGGAACAGTGTGTGACGACTTGTGGAATCTGAATGACGCTCAGGTGGTTTGTCGACAGCTGGGCTGTGGCAGGGCTGTGGAGGCACCACAAAGGGCACGTTTTGGACAAGGCACTGGACAAATCTGGTTAGAtaaccttcagtgttcaggacgtGAGTCTTCTTTGCAAGACTGTCCACATGGCGGATTAGGGAACCACAACTGTCGCCATTCTGAGGATGCTAGTGTCATCTGTGAAGGTAA TGTTCCAGTGAGACTGGTCAACTCTAACAGCCACTGCTctggcagagtggagattttccACAATGGCCAGTGGGGAACAGTGTGTGACGACTTGTGGAATCTGAATGACGCTCAGGTGGTTTGTCGACAGCTGGGCTGTGGCAGGGCTGTGGAGGCACCACAAAGGGCACGTTTTGGACAAGGCACTGGACAAATCTGGTTAGAtaaccttcagtgttcaggacgtGAGTCTTCTTTGCAAGACTGTCCACATGGCGGATTAGGAACCA ACTGTGGTCACTCTGAGGATGCTAGTGTCATCTGTGAAGGTAAGTGTGTTTCCACACA TGTTCCAGTGAGACTGGTCAACTCTAACAGCCGCTGCTctggcagagtggagattttccACAATGGCCAGTGGGGAACAGTGTGTGACGACTTGTGGAATCTGAATGACGCTCAGGTGGTTTGTCGACAGCTGGGCTGTGGCAGGGCTGTGGAGGCACCACAAAGGGCACGTTTTGGACAAGGCACTGGACAAATCTGGTTAGAtaaccttcagtgttcaggacgtGAGTCTTCTTTGCAAGACTGTCCACATGGCGGATTAGGGAACCACAACTGTCGCCATTCTGAGGATGCTAGTGTCATCTGTGAAGGTAA TGTTCCAGTGAGACTGGTCAACTCTTACAGCCGCTGCTctggcagagtggagattttccACAATGGCCAGTGGGGAACAGTGTGTGACGACTTGTGGAATCTGAATGACGCTCAGGTGGTTTGTCGACAGCTGGGCTGTGGCAGGGCTGTGGAGGCACCACAAAGGGCACGTTTTGGACAAGGCACTGGACAAATCTGGTTAGAtaaccttcagtgttcaggacgtGAGTCTTCTTTGCAAGACTGTCCACATGGCGGATTAGGAACCA ACTGTGGTCACTCTGAGGATGCTAGTGTCATCTGTGAAGGTAAGTGTGTTTCCACACA TGTTCCAGTGAGACTGGTCAACTCTAACAGCCGCTGCTctggcagagtggagattttccACAATGGCCAGTGGGGAACAGTGTGTGACGACTTGTGGAATCTGAATGACGCTCAGGTGGTTTGTCGACAGCTGGGCTGTGGCAGGGCTGTGGAGGCACCACAAAGGGCACGTTTTGGACGAGGCACTGGACAAATCTGGTTAGAtaaccttcagtgttcaggacgtGAGTCTTCTTTGCAAGACTGTCCACATGGCGGATTAGGGAACCACAACTGTCGCCATTCTGAGGATGCTAGTGTCATCTGTGAAG AAATTGCTCCTCCAACACCAAGTGTTCCAGTGAGACTGGTCAACTCTTACAGCCGCTGCTctggcagagtggagattttccACAATGGCCAGTGGGGAACAGTGTGTGACGACTTGTGGAATCTGAATGACGCTCAGGTGGTTTGTCGACAGCTGGGCTGTGGCAGGGCTGTGGAGGCACCACAAAGGGCACGTTTTGGACAAGGCACTGGACAAATCTGGTTAGAtaaccttcagtgttcaggacgtGAGTCTTCTTTGCAAGACTGTCCACATGGCGGATTAGGGAACCACAACTGTGGTCACTCTGAGGATGCTAGTGTCATCTGTGAAGGTAAGTGTGTTTCCACACA TGTTCCAGTGAGACTGGTCAACTCTAACAGCCACTGCTctggcagagtggagattttccACAATGGCCAGTGGGGAACAGTGTGTGACGACTTGTGGAATCTGAATGACGCTCAGGTGGTTTGTCGACAGCTGGGCTGTGGCAGGGCTGTGGAGGCACCACAAAGGGCACGTTTTGGACAAGGCACTGGACAAATCTGGTTAGAtaaccttcagtgttcaggacgtGAGTCTTCTTTGCAAGACTGTCCACATGGCGGATTAG ACCACAACTGTGGTCACTCTGAGGATGCTAGTGTCATCTGTGAAG AAATTGCTCCTCCAACACCAAGTGTTCCAGTGAGACTGGTCAACTCTAACAGCCGCTGCTctggcagagtggagattttccACAATGGCCAGTGGGGAACAGTGTGTGACGACTTGTGGAATCTGAATGACGCTCAGGTGGTTTGTCGACAGCTGGGCTGTGGCAGGGCTGTGGAGGCACCACAAAGGGCACGTTTTGGACAAGGCACTGGACAAATCTGGTTAGAtaaccttcagtgttcaggacgtGAGTCTTCTTTGCAAGACTGTCCACATGGCGGATTAGGGAACCACAACTGTGGTCATTCTGAGGATGCTAGTGTCATCTGTGAAGGTAAGTGTGTTTCCACACA TGTTCCAGTGAGACTGGTCAACTCTTACAGCCGCTGCTctggcagagtggagattttccACAATGGCCAGTGGGGAACAGTGTGTGACGACTTGTGGAATTTGAATGACGCTCAGGTGGTTTGTCGACAGCTGGGCTGTGGCAGGGCTGTGGAGGCACCACAAAGGGCACGTTTTGGACAAGGCACTGGACAAATCTGGTTAGAtaaccttcagtgttcaggacgtGAGTCTTCTTTGCAAGACTGTCCACATGGCGGATTAGGGAACCACAACTGTGGTCACTCTGAGGATGCTAGTGTCATCTGTGAAG AAATTGCTCCTCCAACACCAAGTGTTCCAGTGAGACTGGTCAACTCTTAA